One Dioscorea cayenensis subsp. rotundata cultivar TDr96_F1 chromosome 19, TDr96_F1_v2_PseudoChromosome.rev07_lg8_w22 25.fasta, whole genome shotgun sequence genomic window, ttaccaccggtgcaatgccCACGTAACACATGATAATCTtcctacattaccgcgaaccaaacggccccttaaaatacaaattatacTACAAATGCAAAACTAATCTAACActaaattattatatacatgAATTGATagacaatattttttaaaaaaaccctttcACTAACACATTCTTCTTTTACAGGTCGAAAAATACACTATAGATGAGAATTGAGACACAAAAAAATACTTACAAACAATGCTAAAAAAACAGAAGAACATCTCGACATGAATataaacaatacaaaacaaCAGATTACAAAAACACAAGTTACAAATGGAAACATAACTCTTCCAAACTCAACTTTGGCTccgtgaaaaaaaaaaaaacaaattgtgaCTATATTCATACTAGgtatatgtttttttcctaaattaCAATGTCTTCTATTGGATATATAAACCCATAACGTCAACACAGATCTCCCACACTAGTATCAATAAAAgtgagcatttttttttttttattttgcaacaACAAAAACAGGTATCCTTATAACAAAATCTCACTTCTCCTTGGAAGCAAAAAAACAGCTTTATGATAATTAATCCATGCAACAATTGTAAATGATAGAAAagagaatttaaataaaataaataaaaaccagtaAGTTGGAATCAGAAAGATCTCAGAAAGAAAACCATAGATGAATTAAATTCCAACAATTTGTCTTAATTTAATTCCCAAGGGACTGAACACATTGGAAAAATCTCACTACATTGACTGCAACCTCAAGACCAAACTCatgtgataataataaaaaaagaaagaaagaaagaaagaaaaagactaTAAAAAGTACATATAGATTACAGACAACTTTCTCTTGGGTGAAATAGATTACAgacattaatattatatatatttcaaaatgagACCAGCTAAACAAGAATTGGAGGAAATAGATAAAGAAGCTCTTTATCTCATGATACAACAGCAGCTGCAGAAACCTTAAGCTTTGGGATCTTAAAATTAGATGAGAACAATGCCGGGCTTTCTGGCTTGGAGATGTTCTTTATTTCCACCCTTTTGGAACATCTCCGGAGTCGctggtaaaaaataaataaaagctctCAACAAGTTAGGACTTTTATTAGAAGGAATGGCTAACGTTGGAATAAGGGTTATAATCTATTAAAGTAACTAGCAGTGTCTAAAATTTTGTGTCTCTGTTAAGCAGCCGCCACTATATATCAGAGAGAAAATGACTATGCATCATGGGCCACAGTTAATATGAGCTAAATCATATAGAGATTTcatttgaggacaagcaattatagcaaacaaaattaaaaaataaaaaaaataaaaaggaagaagaagaagaagaagaagaagaagaagaagacaaacacGAGGAAAAAACTGGCCTAGGGAGTCAGaatgtttttgattaattttgcaGCAGCCAGACTACAACTCAAGATAAACAAAGATCAAAACATATTAAATTCTCAGTAATCAGCATGAGATACAGAAAGGGCATCATAGAGCTAAATAAAGCATGTTAAACATACAGAGGTGCAGTGGGTTCAATAAACAAAGTATGAGGAAAGCAAGATAGCAAATGAGGAAAGCAAGATGATGTGCTACTTGCCCAAGAAGAACATAAAGTATGAGGTGGTCATTATAGAGAACTGGAAATGAGAAAGTAGAATTGGTAAATGTTTCTGGGTTGGACAACTTAGCATTCCTTTCACTAATTGGTCAGTTGTAACGCCCTATCTACACCTACTTATAGATCTGTCTGATATAAAATAGCCAAACAAAATGGTATTAGAAGTAAACCATTAAAACCTCTTCAAGAGGGGAAGTGGAGGTAACTAAATATAAGACGAAAGCCACAATCATGTATgcttattatgcttcttttatGAGCTATTGCCAAAGAAGAATAAGTTATACATCTAAATTCCTATTTACAAggggaaggaaaaaaaatggcaGTCAAAATTTTAGTTCACTTGACAggcaaataaaaatgattttataattaattaattttatatcatcCTCCCCTAGTTATACTGTTAAAGTCCATAATCATAAGACAAAATGCTTGGTAACTAATCTTTATGATGTTCCTATGTTTGTCAGGCAGCATATCTAACACTAACAGGTCTCAGATTTCCTTAAGGTTCAATTGTGTAGCTTCTGTTCATAAGGTGCAGTGATTCTTGTAATAAAATAGCAGGAACAGAACTCCATAATCAGATAATGCCAAGCACTACAAGTAGGGCTACTTCATGACTAATAACTTACACTAGGAGCGACGGCGGTTCTTGGTCCAGATTTGTCATAGGTATCTCTGTTCATTTGGCAAGCACGACTGTTTGCACTGCACCATTTACGCTTCCCAGAAGGTATTCTTAAATGACTTCCTACAGGTGTAACAGAAGCATTTCTAGAGCTCCTTTGTGACTCCAAATCCATTGATAGTCTGTTCTTATCAATTGTGCATTGTTTCGCATTCATCTCAAGTTTTGCAACATCCTTCCTTAACTTATTGATCAACTTATCCTTCTCTTTCGTAGCAGCATGCAACTTATTCACTTCAAGCTGAAGTGCTTCAGCCTTCTCTTTAGCCTGTTGAACTTCCTCATTACACCGTCTCACATCCAACTCCAGATTGGACCTCTCAGTTTCTACTCTAGCAATAGCTTTATCCTTCTCACTGTTAGACATCTGCAAGTTCTCAATGTTAGTCTGAAGCTTCTGTACAGCTTCATTAGCCTGATCAACTTCTATTTTCTTGGTCTTAACAATAGCAATGTAATCACTCTCCATCTTCTTCAATTGGTTCCAAACAAAGTCCTTCTCAGATAATAAAGCAGTAATTTCAGCTTCCTTCTTTGAAGAAAGTATCTTATGTGCCTGCTTTAACTTTTTGATCTCTAATTTTAGTGTCCGCTTGCTTTTCTCTCCTTCCTGAGCACTTTCCACATTCCTTTTACTGCCATCTTTCATCTCCTCACCATCAACCTCTTTGTCCTTTTGACCTTCAAGTTTTTCCTGCTAATCAGTCACAGAAGCAGTAACATAAAGAACTACTAAAAGCAATTTAACCATGAAAATTTAAGGAAATCTCTCACCAGAACTGACTGAGATATACCTTCAATTCTGAAATATGGGCACTCAGAACTTCAACACATTCACGAAAGTCTTCCAGATCAGTCTCCGAGAGTTCTGTTCCGAAGCAACAGTAAATAATACTTGAATCAAGACAAGCATGTCCACAAATTAACATGAGAATCAGAATACTTGGAATAAACATCTTGAAATTTAGttaaaacaaacaatattaACACAAAAACATGAGAAGGGGCACCCaattagatgaaaaaaaaaaaagaaaaccttgaATCAAGATAAACATGGCCACAAATtaacagaaaaaaaatcagaatacTCCTAAAACATGAGAAAGGGGTCCGAATTAGGTTGAAACATTATGAAATTAAAAGGGACTGATTGATGGAAAGGAAAAGAAactcaaattaagaaaatacaaTACAAATTGGGGCCAAGAAACCAACCTAACAAGTTCTTGTAGCACAATGCCTCCCTCTGCTTCATCCCGACGGCGAGATCAAGCCACGCTGACTCCATCAATCGCCGCTTCGCCTCCTCTTCCTTCATCTGCAAATCAATGAAGGAAACCCGATAAATTTCACAAATCCCAAACAAAAGATGGACATCAGAGACTAGAATTAGGGTTCTAATCACCTGAGAGATCTGAGACTCAAGGATGCAAGATCTGGAAACCCAACTATCATGCTGAGCATGGACGTAGGTTTCAAGGTGCTGCCGGTCATCGGCGAGGGTTTCGATCTGCGACTGCTGCGACCGCAGCATCTCCACTAGCGTCCCAAATATCCGCTTCCATTGCCGCCGGTCCGACGCCGGGCGACGAACTCCGGCGAAGCTCCCCGCCCATCGATTCGattctagagagagagagagagagacgttGAGATTTGAAATTTGGGGGGTTTTGAGAGAAATGGAGACCGTTGGTTGTTTTCTGGTGCTTTTTTGTCggagattttgatttaaaaataaaaataaaaagagaaaaggtTTGCTTTCAAACCCctgaaaaatagagaaattattTGCCGTTATCTCCATTTTCTGAAATTATTTATCCACccctttttttccaaaatttattttatttagactTTGTGACTTTTTTTATCAGTTTACTTTATGTGTAAATATTTCCCAGTAGCTTCTGTTTTGGTATATCTAGAATATTTATTCttagataaatataatatcaaaGTAATTGCTATTTTCAGCATGAAAATtctatgataaaaaatattttaaacaaataaagaacTAAAAAGGTTGTGCATCAAATAGGTATTCAAAGGATAAAaggaataaaattaaatgaaaaagaaatagtgatgagtaattttttaaaattgaggGGGTAGCGAGTGATTTCGGTATTTATCAAGGTCTGCAAAgcatttgtttcattatttGGAGTTTCTATTTGATGGAAACGTTTTGGGCCTTGGGCAAGAATCCTTTTTTTAGTGCAATTCATGAGAAAGCAGGCCCATTCCTACTTCTATGTTTGGattgttcttataatttttttaattttatatatatatattaagaacgGTTTGCTagagagtaattttttttttagtaggtTACTGAAGTTTGGGGTTGTTTCTTTTCGGTAAGCtatctttaatttgtatcaaaaaggtcactgattttatatttgtgtttCACCGACAGGTCAACCCAACTCATCCATAAGTTAAATGTTGATGTGACGGCTGACTTACACAGTCAGCTGCCTTAACCCattatttagtttagtttgGCCAGCCCAGTTGGTTTTGTAATCCTCATCAGCTAATGAGTGCCAAGTCAGCCGTACACGCCATCCAACTGatcttcttcatgttctttgttAACTGTTTCTCCTGTGATTTGAGGGCAAAGGAGAACACCGAGCGTTAGAGGGGAAGAGGGTGAGTCACGTTCTCCATTCTTCCGAGATAGTGTGCAATCTATTAGCGGCCATACCAACGATGCCGAGTGAGCCACTGTGGGCAAAGAAATGGCCTGGTAAGAGCTTGTTGGCAAGGGGGCGATGCCTTGCCGTCAAGGGGACAATGCGACCAATTAGAGTGCCCAATTTCTATCTTTTTGACCCGTATaatgttataattatttatttttatttggcaaAATCGGGGATGATTTGTTACTCGAGATTCACATCTAGGGTTTTGGTCTATGGTTTGAAGttgttgttttgaaattttttggtATTCTTGTAAACATGGGTGTATTGGAATGAAATGTGTAAACATACGTCTATGGTTagcatcttttcttttgatgatttgTGATGTTTTTTGGTTTTCCTGTAAACATGGGTGAATACCTGTTGCggttttcatttatttgatgaaaacatgATAAATTGGAGTCACTGCATACATTAAAATGAAATGAGACATTTATCTTGAGAAAATGGTGTTCTTGTTGAAACATACATGCTTGACAGTTTTCAGAAACTCCATGTACATACACAGAAATTTGAGTAGTTAGTGCTCTATGGAAAATCACCCTCTTAAGAAAAATTTTACAGGATAtgaaatttaggaaaaaaaccatgtttaaaaaaattcagatttttacAAAAGATGTAGTTTTCCAAAGTTGTGTTTCAATACAAGTGCCTACTTACATGAgttgtaaatttgaaaaaagaaaacacacttcCTTATAGCAACtatagccaaaaaaaaaaagcctgcattttaagaagaataagtaaaatttatatttcattaagctatagttttacaaaaaaaatacaattccaTACAATAGTTGCAGGTTTTCcatttgaaaacaaactaaagttTTATACAAGATGCAGTTTACAAAAACTAGAACTCCCTACAACAACTGTAGGTTTAAAAAACTGGCAAGTTTATTATAGATGCAACCTTACCTTAAAAAAATGCCTAGATTAACTCTAAATGCAGCTTCCTACTGCTGCATATTTATAGAATACACAGTAACATTAACTAAAATTGCAGATCCAGTAAAGTTGcagttttccaaaaataaatattggcaTCTGATCCCATCAAGGAGCTTTTTTGTAAGTGTCATTTGCACCTGTAGAGGATCCAACTCCTGGTGGTTGCCATGCTTTCCTCTTCCTGCAAGGAAATCCTGGCTTATTACCCTCTCTGCCATTCTTTTGTTCTAACTAAGACCTTGCTTTgaccttttcttttatatttgttccCCTCATCCACAAGTGAGTTTTCATTGAAATTGGCTGTACAAATTTTAGAATAGTAGCAGATCACAAACATGGAGAAAAATTCACTGAAGCTTGTGCAATATCTAGGATGAACACTTGAAATTCATAAAATTGAATGAAGCCATTCACCTGTGATAGTACAGTAGCTGCATTAGGTCCATTTGCAGTGGTCCTTTGTTGCACATTAGCTTCATCCCTGCTCAACCATGGCCCTCTCAATTGAGTTTCCTTGGGAGATGAAATTCAAGGCAATTTTAGATTGTGTCAAcctataaaatattatatacatcccaaaaaaaaagttacatcCTTACCTGTATTTAAGATGCACAATTTTGGACATTGTTTCCATCCTCTGTATTTAAGTTTAACCCATCTACAGTATGCTCTacaattatttgcatattttgacAGTTGGATAACTCCAAAGTTTATGTTGTAATTAAGCCAACCTTAGAATGAAATGTATTACCTATGGCACAGGACCATGTTCCAATGATGTAGTTGTTGAGTTTTATGTGTTGTTCTGCAGTTAtggaaataatatttaataaacatCATTGGAACCAAATTtgatgagaaagaaaatgaagaaattaaacatTCACCAACCTTGCCATGGAATTTCTTATTATGGCCTATTGCACCACACATGTTGCACTTAATATGCCCACCCTTTTTACAGATTTTCCCCTTGGTAAAACCAGAGTTTTCATCCACTTTTTTCCTCCTAAGCATAGTTTTCCTGCCCCTCCTCTTATTCAAAGGCTCTGGTGGAATGATGGGTACTTGGTCACTTTTTGGTCATGACTTCTTGTCATGTGTTGGATTGAGGATATCCTATATGTGTCCAAGAAGGTGCTGACTTGATAGCATGAGTGTAGGTagttttcaagtttttttttttgtagtacAATACTGATACTGCATGGCTACAAGGAACACCACTAAGTTGCCACCTCCTACATGAACAAAAGCAGTCTGTCTTGTCAACCACAAATTGGCCATCAGGCCTAGTATTTAGTACTTATCCCCACTTGACCAAGTGATGCTATAAACCCAAATCAATTGCTTGGATTTTTCAGGTTTCTTCATTATTCTAGGGCAATGGGTGCTAGTGACCTTCTCCATTGCATCTCTCCTTTTCTGTATTCTTTGTATTAATTGTGtcctatcattttattcatAGTAATAATTCCCCTTGATTCTAGTTCCCAATATAGAACTGTCAAAACTTCACACAAGTTGTTCAAAAGGATATCACATTTGAACTGACTTTTGAAATGTGATCTACTCCAATGTTTGGGTTCAATATTCTTCATGTATTCAAATCCTCCTATGGGCATTCCTCTCAAATTTTCCATTGCTCTATCATATGTTGCCTTGTATGTTGCTTTAGCGCTAAACCACAACTGGTCTTTAAATACTTTGCCCCTAAATGTTTTCCTAAAGTTGGTGTGAATATGCCGCACACAATATCTATGCTCAGTGTAGGGGAATAACTCAGCTATTGCTGGCATTAATCCCTAATATGAATTTAATAGATAAACAGGAAATCAGTTACAATAGCCAAGCTAGTTCATAATtaaacttaacaaaattaattcaattctgAATTAATTCCTACAGCATCTTAGagaactaaaataaaatcaatagtaATACACCATCTTAAAATCAGTTTTAACATAGGATCCTatgaacaaattaaatataacaGCATTGTATTAACTATAACCATTTTTGTAGAGTAACCAGAACCTAATACAACAGGATTAAGTAGCATTAGTCAACTAATTAAGTAGAATTAAGCACCATAAGAACAAACTAAATATAACAACATTGTATTAACTACAACCATTTTTGTAAAGTAACTAGAACCTAAGAACTATCAGAACTAATATCTAAATCTGATAAAGTAGACCTTTACACCATCATCTGTTATTTGCAGCCTCACACCCAACATCATCAAAATTAGCTATAAAATCCTAATAGGGCActactaaattaattataatagctATGCATGATCACAACATCATTTGTTATTTGCAACCTCATACACAATGCATGCTaatacataattaaatacttgaagaacaatattaattatattaaaacttaatcagaacttaattaaatataaaataggtTTCTCACCTTCTGCCTGTCAGTCATAAAGGCCCAGTTATGGCTGTCAACAATCCTCAGATCTTGTGCAAACACTTGCAAGAACTAGGCCCAGTTATCCTCGTTCTCTTTATTGACTGCAGCCCATGCAATGGGATAGATAcagtcatttgcatctatcctaACAGCTGACAAGAGTTGTCCCCCATAAAGTCCTTTCAAAAGGCATCCATCAAGGGACACCAAATGCCTGCAACCTGCCAAGAAACCTACTCTCAATGGAACAAGGCAGAGATACATACCATGAAAGACCCCTTCATTGgtcttaataataaatgttgaACCTGAGTATGCCCCTCATTATCTCTAGCCTGTAATCATGTAGTCTGGTCATCTGTGATTCCTCATCCCCATCTATGATTCTGTTCAATACACAAAACACACAGCAAGTCATCATTATGTTCACCCAAGTAAAATGAACATAACACATTTTATTTACCTGTGAGCAATACATTTTGCCCTGTGAGCATTTAATCAGCTGATATCCACTTGTTGATTGGTCTTTAAAGCTTGTACAATGCTAGCAATTTTCCAATTTGAGGTCTGCCTTAATTGCTCAAGGTAATATCTAGCTATCCAGTCTGCGTTCACATGTCTATTGTTGTGATCCCTAGAACATTCATGCTCCAAGATACTTGCCTTTATTAGAATTGTATTTTTGTCATCAACCATAAGTGATGCCCACAAAGAAAATGGGCATCCCTTCTTACAAAAGGCCttatgtcacgccccgaacctggagcaatgacaaacggccgcatacctacaaggtcgtgaccaagtaggcacgcaaggcctcaaaacctgtctcacactagatacAATAACCTCTAACAAAGACATTAACtttcaaaaacaacatagaggCACAATGCCCGAAATAcgacaaaaacaaataacaagtgtctcacaagacattaaacataagacaaaagttctaagttcacaacaaagaaagtttattaacttgaaatataactaggcagcgacttgctcaacgaccccgctaagctgtccaccacccaaccctactcctgatctgaaagagagagataacaacttaatgagcttgagagcccagtaagcaaccactaaaaatatcgggatcataaaaatgttcaataatttctaaaagtatatatatgtaacaaagCGGAATAAACAACAAAGTGAAATTCAGgaatcaaaaataaatcacaacagATTTCCTTTATCAAAacaacaagcatatatgtcccccaacaactaatgccaaaacaaaatatcataactcatttatttaaactcggtgacccgagtcggatttcagaactcataggtttaccctcggtgacccgagccagaatatcagaagccgttattcttcaccgacggaacggtgcgaaactatagtttctatgtcagaagtacgtgtcgacacggtcgaTGTTTAACCCCGATGGCGAGTGGTTATTGCACGATTAATTGGGGACTACaatttctataacaaaaatatgttggGTCCAAAAATCATTGTTCACAAAAAAATACCGGTGATCCCgttttttcttacaaaaaaattaaaccaattatatcaacaataacacacctaacaaaacaataaataaatagccaaagttaatatatatatatatacacacacatatatacatacaaataacttggaattcaaaagaaataacctactgaaacataatatatagaaatttacccAATACTGAATCATCAAACAATCCAggaattttttacatttttaaacaaattaaaaaaaatagaataatactgagaattaaacaaaaataagtcTGAAATCaatgttagaaaaaaataataatttactaataagatAGCTAAGTGaccaaataatagaagaaataatttaacaaaaacaatttaacaagtgttacaaatacatcatatattaatatttataggtggtttacttacctgactagctaacaccaaaactacaagcaccacgaaattaggcttccacagaacaccctatatttgagagtacATTCCAATGTATTAAAACGCTAAACATGCTACAAATACACAGGAATATACAGTGGATCTAATTTCTACACTATCATAATACTTAATACATCTACATCTAACAATCTAATTTCTATAAACATATACATCCTTGAagcaaaaaaaacaacatataatatcaacatataaacaatatatctttTAACACTGAACACAGCATCATAACCCAtacacttaatatatatatatatatattcatatattatatgtgCTAAAATAATGGACGCCACGACACGCACACTAATTCCcaacaatgacaaacaaaaataaataaactagtaaataaaaatggatttgaaagaatcaagaaaaaatatatatatatatatatatatatatatatatatatatatatatatatatatatatgtgtgtgtgtgtgtgtatgaatACATTTACTAACTCAATGGACGCCACACACAATCAGCACATTAAttcaatgaatatatttttctaaattaatggACGCCACACACACAGACgaacattaattcaaaaataataataataaaaaaataaaaaaagaaattcagtAAAAACTAAATctaaaagaaacatatatatatatatatatatatatatatatatattgattcttCCCAAATCAAACTTGCAAATCAACGTTGATAATTCCTTGTGCAATGGCTAGCATCAACATGAGATAACAAATCCACTAGGCATAAAATATAACCCTAATTAAGATCAATAAAGCGATGCCACGACAAGatctaggaaataaaaaaattccaccacttaaccctagatctaggaagagaaCGCTTACCTCACAATGATGACAATACAACCCTTGACGAAGAGGCCTATCTCCGTCCTCGCCGCCAGCACCACACACCAAacgaaaaagagaagaggaaagaggcaagatctctccctctttcttggtcTAAACGAAAATCTAAATCGGGAGAAACAagaggtggcggctagggtttgaaaacctaataaaatataaagattaagaaaaaataaaatttaataaaaaaaggaaggttTCTATTCCTCTTCCGTAACAGCcatgcatgcaaaaattaaatgaattaaattaaaaatgtgtggggcccacacCTTACATCTTGTCTTGGTATTGGGCCTAAAATTCATCACATATATGTTTCTTATGTCATAATTTTTCACTGCCTCCTTAAACTGCTTAAAGCTCTTGAATTTCATCCCAATTCTAAACTGTGGGTTCCTCATGTCAACCTCATCATTGAACTTAGAGTATCTAGGTCTAATAGGGGCCACAATATCTTCATCTGTTGAAAAACAGGAATGAAATTGCTCTAAATCAGCATAATCAGGTTCTATAAAGTCATCATCATCTACCTGTGCAGCTTCACTAGCACTGTTAGCATTTGGTCTTGATCTAACAACATTAAACATCCCCTCTTCTTCATATTCATCACTGAAATTATAGTCGAAGTCTACAAAATCACAATCCTCATCTACATTAAGTCTTCTGCCATGTCCACTAATTAAAATGTCCTCCAGGTTCTCATCATGTACaccatcttcttcctcatcaaCCACATCTTTTAAAAGTGAAACCTTACTGCATTCACCTAGCCCCACACCTTCATGGCCAAATGGTTTTCCACTACTAGAAAGTCTCACGCAAACATACATCTCCCTACTAGACCCCTACTGAAATGGTCATTTTAAGGGCATCTAGGTCAGTTTTAACCTCCTTGTAACCCCTATCATTACTTGATGTGTCTAACCACCATATAGAACAACCCTCAACCTCCAAATTCATCTCTTTGTCCATGGCTATAGTTCTATCTTGGATATCCAGTCAAcacaacaataatcaatatatcCTGCCATGCCTTCTGTTTCACCAACCTTGTAATGCATCCTTATGATAAATAATTCAACATTTGGCACTAtttgacaaatttttaaaagtcaAATGATTAACTGCCTATGATACACACATGGATAATTTGTAATGCTTGGTATAAAAACATCTCCATCAagttaagtataaaaaaatcacataacaaCTTAATGATTTATgcacaaaaaaatccaaaaaagttATACAATcacaaaaaagtaaag contains:
- the LOC120283683 gene encoding myosin heavy chain, fast skeletal muscle, with translation MLRSQQSQIETLADDRQHLETYVHAQHDSWVSRSCILESQISQMKEEEAKRRLMESAWLDLAVGMKQREALCYKNLLELSETDLEDFRECVEVLSAHISELKEKLEGQKDKEVDGEEMKDGSKRNVESAQEGEKSKRTLKLEIKKLKQAHKILSSKKEAEITALLSEKDFVWNQLKKMESDYIAIVKTKKIEVDQANEAVQKLQTNIENLQMSNSEKDKAIARVETERSNLELDVRRCNEEVQQAKEKAEALQLEVNKLHAATKEKDKLINKLRKDVAKLEMNAKQCTIDKNRLSMDLESQRSSRNASVTPVGSHLRIPSGKRKWCSANSRACQMNRDTYDKSGPRTAVAPSRLRRCSKRVEIKNISKPESPALFSSNFKIPKLKVSAAAVVS